A DNA window from Streptomyces bacillaris contains the following coding sequences:
- a CDS encoding glycosyltransferase family 87 protein, with product MPSPSAEDTSVQQQERPVVRPTDQDEVAAAGSELFGGRVGRWARLGDGPLTPVRVVALTMIGMFALGMVQKIPCYEWAWFRGATSQYTHACYSDIPHLFLGRGFADGLIPYFDRLSGDMQYLEYPVLTGVFMQIASWLTLTPDSDPIQQREQMYWMVNAGMLMICAVIIAVCTVRTHRRRPWDGLLVALAPAFALTATINWDLLAVALTAAAMLMWSRGRVLAFGILIGLATAAKLYPVLLLGPLLVLCWRAGRWREYGTALLGAAAAWLVVNLPVMLYAPEGWRKFYTFSQERPIDFGSFWLIITQRTGKPIDVETVNTASVVLMVVFCAGIAGLALTAARRPRFAQLAFLVVAAFILTNKVYSPQYVLWLIPLAVLARPRWRDFLIWQACEVMYFLGIWFYLAYTSGGDKHQGLPQEGYQLAIALHLLGTLYLCALVVRDILLPEKDPVRRDGSDDPSGGVLDGAPDAFVLAPDARASGQHQARTVTETQVEWGVARER from the coding sequence ATGCCAAGCCCCAGTGCAGAGGACACGAGCGTGCAGCAGCAGGAGCGGCCCGTCGTGCGGCCCACCGATCAGGACGAGGTCGCGGCGGCCGGCAGTGAGCTGTTCGGCGGGCGGGTGGGCCGCTGGGCGCGGCTCGGCGACGGGCCCCTGACGCCCGTACGCGTCGTCGCCCTGACCATGATCGGGATGTTCGCCCTGGGCATGGTCCAGAAGATCCCCTGCTACGAGTGGGCCTGGTTCCGCGGCGCCACCTCGCAGTACACGCACGCCTGCTACTCCGACATCCCGCACCTCTTCCTGGGGCGCGGCTTCGCCGACGGTCTGATCCCGTACTTCGACCGGCTGAGCGGCGACATGCAGTACCTGGAGTACCCCGTACTGACCGGGGTGTTCATGCAGATCGCCTCCTGGCTGACGCTGACCCCGGACAGCGACCCGATCCAGCAGCGCGAGCAGATGTACTGGATGGTCAACGCGGGCATGCTGATGATCTGCGCGGTGATCATCGCGGTGTGCACCGTACGGACGCACCGGCGTCGCCCCTGGGACGGCCTGCTGGTCGCGCTGGCCCCCGCCTTCGCTCTTACTGCCACCATCAACTGGGACCTGCTGGCCGTCGCGCTGACGGCTGCGGCGATGCTCATGTGGTCGCGGGGCCGGGTGCTCGCGTTCGGCATCCTCATCGGCCTCGCGACGGCCGCCAAGCTCTACCCCGTCCTGCTGCTCGGTCCGCTCCTGGTGCTCTGCTGGCGGGCGGGGCGGTGGCGCGAGTACGGCACGGCGCTGCTCGGCGCGGCGGCGGCCTGGCTGGTGGTCAACCTGCCGGTGATGCTCTACGCCCCCGAGGGATGGCGGAAGTTCTACACCTTCAGCCAGGAGCGGCCGATCGACTTCGGTTCGTTCTGGCTGATCATCACCCAGCGCACCGGCAAGCCCATCGATGTCGAGACGGTCAACACCGCCTCCGTGGTCCTGATGGTGGTCTTCTGCGCGGGCATCGCGGGGCTGGCGCTCACCGCCGCGCGCCGGCCGCGCTTCGCCCAGCTGGCGTTCCTGGTGGTGGCCGCGTTCATCCTGACGAACAAGGTCTACTCACCGCAGTACGTGCTCTGGCTTATCCCGCTCGCCGTACTGGCCCGGCCGCGCTGGCGCGACTTCCTCATCTGGCAGGCCTGCGAGGTCATGTACTTCCTGGGGATCTGGTTCTACCTCGCGTACACCAGCGGCGGCGACAAGCACCAGGGGCTGCCGCAGGAGGGGTACCAGCTCGCGATCGCCCTGCACCTGCTGGGCACGCTCTACCTGTGCGCCCTGGTCGTCCGGGACATCCTGCTGCCGGAGAAGGATCCGGTGCGCCGGGACGGGTCGGACGACCCGTCGGGCGGGGTGCTCGACGGGGCGCCGGACGCGTTCGTGCTGGCACCCGATGCCCGGGCGTCCGGGCAGCATCAGGCCCGGACGGTCACGGAGACCCAGGTGGAGTGGGGCGTGGCCCGGGAGCGCTGA
- a CDS encoding PadR family transcriptional regulator gives MSRRSGILEFAVLGLLRESPMHGYELRKRLNTSLGIFRAFSYGTLYPCLKTLVSNGWLIEEPAGDQADSAPASSLSGRRAKIVYRLTAEGKEHFEELLSHTGPDAWEDEHFAARFAFFGQTEREVRMRVLEGRRSRLEERLEKMRASLARTRERLDDYTLELQRHGMESVEREVRWLNELIESERSGRDRRRSSPEGSAQQDTSGETGGLPRRRGDTPPDPSDDTTK, from the coding sequence GTGAGCCGACGCTCCGGCATCCTCGAGTTCGCCGTTCTCGGGCTGCTCCGCGAGTCTCCGATGCACGGCTACGAGCTGCGCAAACGCCTCAACACCTCGCTGGGCATCTTCCGCGCGTTCAGCTACGGGACGCTCTATCCCTGCCTCAAGACGCTGGTGTCCAACGGCTGGTTGATCGAGGAGCCCGCCGGTGACCAGGCGGACAGCGCCCCGGCGTCCTCGCTCTCAGGCCGCCGGGCCAAGATCGTCTACCGGCTGACGGCGGAAGGTAAGGAGCACTTCGAGGAGCTGCTCTCGCACACCGGTCCGGACGCCTGGGAGGACGAGCACTTCGCCGCTCGCTTCGCCTTCTTCGGCCAGACCGAACGCGAGGTGCGGATGCGGGTGCTCGAAGGGCGACGCAGCAGGCTGGAGGAGCGGCTGGAGAAGATGCGCGCCTCTCTCGCCCGCACGCGTGAACGACTCGACGACTACACACTTGAGCTGCAGCGACACGGCATGGAGTCCGTGGAGCGCGAAGTGCGCTGGCTGAACGAGCTCATCGAGAGCGAGCGGTCGGGACGGGATCGGAGACGATCCTCGCCCGAGGGCTCTGCTCAGCAGGACACATCAGGAGAGACGGGCGGCCTGCCCCGGCGCCGGGGTGACACCCCGCCGGATCCGTCCGACGACACCACCAAGTGA
- a CDS encoding inositol-3-phosphate synthase, with protein sequence MGSVRVAIVGVGNCAASLVQGVEYYKDADPAGKVPGLMHVQFGDYHVRDVEFVAAFDVDAKKVGLDLADAIGASENNTIKIADVPNTGVTVQRGHTHDGLGKYYRETIEESADAPVDIVQVLKDKQVDVLVCYLPVGSEVAAKFYAQCAIDAKVAFVNALPVFIAGTKEWADKFTEAGVPIVGDDIKSQVGATITHRVMAKLFEDRGVILDRTMQLNVGGNMDFKNMLERERLESKKISKTQAVTSQIRDRELGDGNVHIGPSDYVAWLDDRKWAYVRLEGRAFGDVPLNLEYKLEVWDSPNSAGVIIDAVRAAKIAKDRGIGGPILSASSYFMKSPPVQYFDDEARENVEKFIKGETER encoded by the coding sequence ATGGGTTCGGTTCGCGTAGCCATCGTAGGCGTGGGCAACTGCGCCGCCTCGCTGGTGCAGGGCGTCGAGTACTACAAGGACGCCGATCCGGCCGGCAAGGTGCCCGGTCTGATGCACGTCCAGTTCGGCGATTACCACGTCCGCGACGTCGAGTTCGTCGCCGCCTTCGACGTCGACGCGAAGAAGGTCGGCCTCGACCTCGCGGACGCCATCGGCGCCAGCGAGAACAACACCATCAAGATCGCGGACGTGCCGAACACGGGCGTCACCGTCCAGCGCGGCCACACCCACGACGGTCTGGGCAAGTACTACCGCGAGACGATCGAGGAGTCCGCGGACGCCCCGGTCGACATCGTCCAGGTCCTCAAGGACAAGCAGGTCGACGTCCTCGTCTGCTACCTGCCCGTCGGTTCCGAGGTCGCCGCGAAGTTCTACGCGCAGTGCGCCATCGACGCCAAGGTCGCCTTCGTCAACGCCCTCCCGGTCTTCATCGCCGGCACCAAGGAGTGGGCGGACAAGTTCACCGAGGCCGGTGTCCCGATCGTCGGCGACGACATCAAGTCCCAGGTCGGCGCCACCATCACGCACCGCGTCATGGCGAAGCTCTTCGAGGACCGGGGCGTCATCCTGGACCGCACGATGCAGCTGAACGTCGGCGGCAACATGGACTTCAAGAACATGCTCGAGCGTGAGCGCCTGGAGTCCAAGAAGATCTCGAAGACGCAGGCCGTCACCTCGCAGATCCGTGACCGGGAGCTGGGCGACGGCAACGTCCACATCGGCCCGTCGGACTACGTGGCCTGGCTGGACGACCGCAAGTGGGCGTACGTGCGCCTCGAGGGCCGCGCCTTCGGTGACGTCCCGCTGAACCTGGAGTACAAGCTCGAGGTGTGGGACTCCCCGAACTCGGCCGGTGTCATCATCGACGCCGTCCGTGCGGCGAAGATCGCCAAGGACCGCGGCATCGGCGGCCCCATCCTCTCCGCGAGCAGCTACTTCATGAAGTCGCCGCCCGTGCAGTACTTCGACGACGAGGCCCGCGAGAACGTCGAGAAGTTCATCAAGGGCGAGACCGAGCGCTGA
- a CDS encoding MFS transporter, whose amino-acid sequence MSVARDLGTLLRLRNFRRLLTVRLLSQCADGVYQVALAAYVVFSPERQTSAAAIASAMAVLLLPYSLIGPFAGVLLDRWPRRQVFLYGNLLRACLASCTALLILAAVPDWLFYASALCVTAVNRFVLAGLSAALPRVVDEERLVVANSLSPTAGTLAATAGGGLAFAVRLVADESDAAVVLLGAMLYLLSALASLSLPRTLLGPDPDGTPLRLRAALAITARGLVAGLRHLGERVHAARALAAMTVLRFCYGALTVTVLMLCRYAWSDDESGGLALLGLAVGVSGAGFFTAAVVTPWAVGRFGRYGWIVVCAGSAAVLVPALGLSFTPVPMLVAAFVLGVVTQGPKIATDTVVQTSVDDSFRGRVFSLYDVLFNVAFVSAAGVAALMLPPDGQSTAVIVGVAVLYAAVAVAMSRWRYASSGG is encoded by the coding sequence ATGTCTGTCGCGCGTGATCTGGGCACCCTGCTGCGCCTGCGGAACTTCCGCCGCCTGCTCACCGTGCGGCTCCTCTCCCAGTGCGCCGACGGCGTCTACCAGGTCGCCCTCGCCGCGTACGTCGTCTTCTCCCCGGAGAGGCAGACCTCGGCGGCCGCCATCGCCTCGGCCATGGCGGTGCTCCTCCTGCCGTACTCCCTGATCGGCCCCTTCGCCGGCGTCCTGCTGGACCGCTGGCCCCGGCGCCAGGTGTTCCTGTACGGGAACCTCCTGCGGGCCTGCCTCGCCTCCTGCACGGCCTTGCTGATCCTCGCCGCCGTGCCGGACTGGCTCTTCTACGCCTCGGCCCTCTGCGTCACCGCCGTCAACCGTTTCGTCCTGGCCGGGCTATCCGCCGCGCTCCCACGGGTGGTCGACGAGGAGCGGCTCGTCGTCGCCAACTCGCTCTCTCCGACGGCCGGTACTCTCGCGGCCACCGCCGGGGGCGGGCTCGCCTTCGCCGTACGGCTGGTGGCTGACGAGTCCGACGCGGCGGTGGTGCTCCTGGGGGCCATGCTCTATCTGCTCTCCGCGCTGGCGTCGCTGAGCCTGCCCCGGACGCTGCTGGGGCCCGACCCCGACGGGACGCCCCTCCGGTTGCGGGCCGCCCTGGCCATCACCGCCCGCGGGCTCGTCGCCGGACTGCGCCACCTGGGAGAACGGGTTCACGCGGCCCGGGCGCTGGCCGCCATGACGGTGCTCCGCTTCTGCTACGGCGCGCTCACCGTGACCGTGCTCATGCTCTGCCGGTACGCCTGGTCGGACGACGAGTCCGGCGGGCTGGCGCTCCTCGGCCTGGCCGTCGGGGTCTCCGGCGCGGGCTTCTTCACCGCCGCCGTGGTGACCCCCTGGGCCGTGGGGCGGTTCGGGCGGTACGGCTGGATCGTGGTCTGCGCCGGATCGGCGGCCGTCCTGGTACCGGCGCTGGGCCTCTCCTTCACCCCCGTACCGATGCTGGTCGCCGCCTTCGTGCTCGGTGTCGTGACCCAGGGCCCGAAGATCGCAACGGACACGGTCGTCCAGACCTCGGTGGACGACTCCTTCCGCGGCCGGGTCTTCTCCCTCTACGACGTGCTCTTCAACGTCGCGTTCGTGAGCGCGGCGGGGGTGGCAGCGCTGATGCTCCCGCCCGACGGACAGTCCACCGCCGTGATCGTGGGGGTGGCCGTGCTGTACGCGGCCGTCGCGGTGGCGATGTCCCGCTGGCGATACGCGAGCAGCGGCGGGTGA
- a CDS encoding CCA tRNA nucleotidyltransferase: MPNANEENASALNQVQHRAVSELLRVSPVADDLARRFREAGFGLALVGGSVRDALLGRLGNDLDFTTDARPEDVLTIVRPWADAVWEVGIAFGTVGSQKDGYQIEITTYRSEAYDRTSRKPEVSYGDSIEEDLVRRDFTVNAMAVALPEKEFIDPHGGLKDLADRVLRTPGTAEASFSDDPLRMLRAARFAAQLDFEVAPDVVTAMTEMAGRIEIVSAERVREELNKLLLSAHPRKGLGLLVDTGLADHVLPELPALRLESDEHHRHKDVYEHSLTVLEQAIDLEEDGPDLVLRLAALLHDIGKPRTRRFEKDGRVSFHHHEVVGAKMTKKRMTALKYSNDLVKDVSRLVELHLRFHGYGDGEWTDSAVRRYVRDAGPLLERLHKLTRSDCTTRNKRKANALSRTYDGLEERIALLQEQEELDSIRPDLDGNEIMQILGVGPGPVIGKAYAFLLELRLEHGPQERDAAVAALKEWWAGQS; this comes from the coding sequence GTGCCGAACGCCAACGAAGAGAACGCCAGTGCCCTGAACCAGGTGCAGCATCGCGCGGTGAGTGAGCTGCTGCGTGTGTCCCCGGTCGCCGACGACCTCGCCCGCCGCTTCCGGGAGGCCGGATTCGGCCTCGCGCTGGTCGGCGGCTCGGTCCGCGACGCGCTGCTCGGCAGGCTCGGGAACGACCTGGACTTCACCACCGACGCCCGCCCCGAGGACGTACTGACCATCGTCCGTCCGTGGGCCGACGCGGTGTGGGAGGTCGGGATCGCCTTCGGCACCGTCGGCTCCCAGAAGGACGGCTACCAGATCGAGATCACGACCTACCGGTCGGAGGCGTACGACAGGACCTCGCGGAAGCCGGAGGTCTCCTACGGCGACTCCATCGAGGAGGACCTCGTACGCCGTGACTTCACGGTCAACGCGATGGCCGTCGCACTGCCGGAGAAGGAGTTCATCGACCCGCACGGCGGTCTGAAGGACCTCGCCGACCGTGTGCTGCGCACCCCGGGGACGGCCGAGGCGTCCTTCTCGGACGACCCGCTGCGCATGCTGCGTGCCGCCCGGTTCGCGGCGCAGCTGGACTTCGAGGTGGCCCCCGATGTCGTCACCGCGATGACGGAGATGGCCGGCCGGATCGAGATCGTCTCCGCCGAGCGGGTCCGCGAGGAACTGAACAAGCTTCTTCTCTCGGCCCACCCCCGTAAGGGCCTGGGTCTCCTCGTCGACACCGGGCTCGCCGACCACGTACTGCCCGAACTCCCCGCACTGCGGCTGGAGAGTGACGAGCATCACCGTCACAAGGACGTCTACGAGCACTCGCTGACCGTGCTGGAGCAGGCCATCGACCTGGAGGAGGACGGCCCCGACCTCGTCCTGCGGCTGGCCGCGCTGCTCCACGACATCGGCAAGCCGAGGACACGGCGCTTCGAGAAGGACGGCCGGGTCTCCTTCCACCACCACGAGGTGGTGGGCGCGAAGATGACCAAGAAGCGCATGACCGCGCTGAAGTACTCCAACGACCTGGTCAAGGACGTGTCGAGGCTGGTTGAACTCCACCTGCGCTTCCACGGGTACGGAGACGGCGAGTGGACCGACTCCGCCGTCCGCCGGTATGTGCGGGACGCCGGGCCGCTCCTCGAACGCCTCCACAAGCTGACCCGGTCCGACTGCACGACCCGGAACAAGCGCAAGGCGAACGCCCTCTCCCGGACCTACGACGGCCTGGAGGAGCGGATCGCCCTGCTCCAGGAGCAGGAGGAGCTGGACTCCATCCGCCCGGACCTGGACGGCAACGAGATCATGCAGATCCTCGGGGTCGGCCCCGGTCCGGTGATCGGCAAGGCGTACGCGTTCCTGCTGGAGCTGCGGCTGGAGCACGGCCCGCAGGAGCGCGACGCTGCCGTGGCGGCGCTCAAGGAATGGTGGGCGGGGCAGAGCTGA
- a CDS encoding DUF6049 family protein, producing the protein MAQAADIQGMRPSPARRWLRRTASGLIGAPLLAGLLAVPAAGSAGAAEPVTAVKAPTGSRTVDVSLDTLSPAAPVEGDTLTVSGTLTNHGKETIDDAEVDLRVGPRLSGRGEVDDAAKRKGYLPGADPAPIDDKFAVKLPALRKGISQNFTLTVPVDKLDLDASGVYQLGVSVSGRTSSSSYEQVLGIQRSYLPWQPGKSDKRTKLTFLWPLIASPHVTAQTRSDEQQTPVFTDDSLAKELAPGGRLEQMVALGSRLPVTWVIDPDLLASAAAMAGSYHVKSGESTVPGTNQAVARQWLTALEKVVEDGKVIALPFGDPDLASIAHRGKGVSGTLSHLQNASTVGATTVETILHVKPSTDFAWPVNGAVDPGIVDVATSAGAHNVIARSDSLRETGNLPYTPTAARPIGGGTTAVVADARLSTAFEGSMLRAGASTLAVQKFLAQSLALNEQAPDNERSIVVAPQRMPTAAQAQSMARALQALSGDRWTQPQELVAAAEVKPDPLATTKVPRASAYPKKLRSQELPTQAFQDIRTTQGSVDSFETILTQPERVVTPFGNAVNRSMSTSWRGRAPEAREYRDAVLTYLKDLTGEVQLIDKSDVTLSGRSATIPVTVQNKLVQGVDRLVLRLSSDNIRLKFNDDGTKAELPVRIAGGHSQSVKFDTATSANGRAQVTARLFTEDGTPYGEEMTFTVKVSEVTPTVLLVIAGGLLLLVLAGVRMYTARKRAVASDTANGDGGEPEQPSDPTPDTGPESGAPSGTGEKVDR; encoded by the coding sequence GTGGCCCAGGCGGCAGACATCCAGGGGATGCGTCCCTCTCCTGCCCGCCGGTGGCTGCGGCGCACAGCCTCCGGCCTCATCGGGGCACCTCTGCTGGCCGGTCTGCTGGCCGTTCCGGCCGCCGGGAGTGCGGGGGCGGCCGAGCCCGTGACGGCCGTGAAGGCCCCCACGGGCTCCCGTACGGTCGATGTGTCCCTGGACACGCTCTCCCCCGCCGCCCCCGTGGAGGGGGACACCCTGACCGTCTCCGGGACGCTCACCAACCACGGCAAGGAGACGATCGACGACGCGGAGGTCGACCTGCGGGTGGGCCCGCGCCTCTCCGGGCGGGGCGAGGTCGACGACGCCGCCAAGCGCAAGGGGTATCTCCCCGGCGCCGACCCGGCCCCGATCGACGACAAGTTCGCGGTGAAGCTGCCCGCGCTCCGCAAGGGGATCAGCCAGAACTTCACGCTCACCGTCCCCGTCGACAAGCTGGACCTCGACGCCTCGGGCGTCTACCAGCTGGGGGTGTCGGTCTCCGGCCGCACCTCTTCCTCCTCCTACGAGCAGGTGCTGGGCATCCAGCGCTCGTACCTCCCCTGGCAGCCCGGGAAGAGCGACAAGCGGACGAAGCTCACCTTCCTCTGGCCGCTGATCGCCTCCCCGCACGTCACCGCGCAGACCCGCTCCGACGAACAGCAGACGCCGGTCTTCACCGACGACTCCCTGGCGAAGGAGCTGGCGCCCGGCGGCCGGCTGGAGCAGATGGTCGCCCTGGGCAGCCGCCTCCCCGTCACCTGGGTGATCGACCCGGACCTGCTGGCGAGCGCCGCCGCGATGGCCGGCTCCTACCACGTGAAGTCCGGCGAGAGCACCGTCCCGGGCACGAACCAGGCCGTGGCCAGGCAGTGGCTCACCGCCCTGGAGAAGGTGGTGGAGGACGGCAAGGTGATCGCGCTGCCGTTCGGCGACCCGGACCTGGCCTCGATCGCCCACCGGGGCAAGGGCGTCTCCGGGACGCTCAGCCATCTGCAGAACGCCTCCACGGTGGGCGCCACCACGGTCGAGACCATCCTCCATGTGAAGCCGTCCACCGACTTCGCCTGGCCCGTGAACGGCGCGGTCGACCCGGGCATCGTGGACGTGGCGACCTCCGCGGGCGCCCACAACGTGATCGCCCGCAGCGACAGCCTCCGGGAGACCGGCAACCTGCCGTACACCCCGACGGCCGCCCGGCCGATCGGCGGGGGGACCACCGCGGTCGTCGCCGACGCCCGGCTCTCCACCGCGTTCGAGGGCAGCATGCTCCGGGCGGGCGCCTCGACCCTCGCGGTCCAGAAGTTCCTCGCCCAGAGCCTCGCCCTCAACGAGCAGGCTCCGGACAACGAGCGCTCCATCGTCGTGGCACCCCAACGGATGCCCACGGCCGCCCAGGCGCAGTCGATGGCCCGCGCCCTCCAGGCCCTGTCGGGCGACCGCTGGACGCAGCCGCAGGAGCTGGTGGCCGCCGCCGAGGTGAAGCCGGACCCCCTGGCGACCACCAAGGTGCCGCGGGCCTCCGCGTACCCGAAGAAGCTCCGCAGCCAGGAGCTGCCCACCCAGGCGTTCCAGGACATCCGGACCACCCAGGGATCCGTCGACAGCTTCGAGACCATCCTCACCCAGCCCGAGCGCGTGGTGACGCCGTTCGGCAACGCGGTCAACCGCTCGATGTCGACGTCCTGGCGGGGCCGCGCCCCGGAGGCGCGGGAGTACCGGGACGCCGTGCTCACCTATCTGAAGGACCTCACCGGCGAGGTCCAGCTGATCGACAAGTCGGACGTCACCCTCTCCGGCCGCAGCGCGACGATCCCGGTGACGGTGCAGAACAAGCTGGTGCAGGGCGTCGACCGGCTCGTCCTGCGGCTGTCCTCGGACAACATCCGGCTGAAGTTCAACGACGACGGTACGAAGGCCGAGCTGCCGGTCAGGATCGCGGGCGGGCACAGCCAGTCGGTGAAGTTCGACACGGCGACCAGCGCCAACGGACGCGCCCAGGTGACCGCCCGGCTCTTCACCGAGGACGGCACACCGTACGGCGAGGAAATGACCTTCACCGTGAAGGTCTCCGAGGTCACCCCCACCGTCCTGCTCGTCATCGCCGGTGGCCTGCTGCTTCTGGTGCTGGCCGGGGTCCGGATGTACACAGCCCGCAAGCGCGCGGTGGCAAGCGACACGGCGAACGGCGACGGCGGCGAACCCGAGCAGCCGAGTGACCCGACCCCGGACACCGGACCGGAAAGCGGGGCCCCGTCGGGAACGGGTGAGAAAGTGGACCGTTGA
- a CDS encoding protein kinase family protein has protein sequence MAERSTAAVDVAHNGGDEPSAAKADETTNDGTAQAEETEGASPEKPENPKGQDGGRARSEAVPATPDVHSGHKLAGRYRLEECVTRLDGFSSWRAVDEKLRRAVGVHLLPANHPRARSVLAAARSSALLGDPRFVQVLDAVEEDDLVYVVHEWLPDATELTALLAAGPMEAHDAYQLVSQLSHAMAAAHREGLTHLRLTPGAVLRSSTGQYRIRGLAVNAALRGVVSDRPLAQDTEAIGALLYAALTKRWPYENDAYGLSGLPKGMGLIAPDQVRAGVHRGLSELAMRALANDGATASRQEPPCTTPEELAKAVAAMPRVRPPEPTFAAQPVYQQPAYQRTTYQQGTYGRPSTVPSSVTQPVLTAPPAPLQSWTGRVLKWGVSALLIAALGLGSWQLAEILLDQRNGSDDPGLTQPTDDEKPPPAPPKPLTIADATEFMPDGSGIQPKGVPNAIDDDSNTAWITNRYLGFANFGNLPQRRQGSGIIVDLGKVQDVRSVDIDMYRSGQTTAVFAADPDATSPSSSADFPQRIAEKQVAGKTLKQELEKPVRTRYVLIHITELPADGTGGYRGGITDISVLG, from the coding sequence GTGGCGGAACGTAGCACGGCTGCCGTCGACGTGGCCCACAACGGCGGCGACGAGCCGTCGGCCGCCAAGGCGGACGAGACCACGAACGACGGAACGGCGCAGGCCGAGGAGACCGAGGGCGCGAGCCCCGAGAAGCCCGAGAACCCCAAGGGCCAGGACGGCGGGCGGGCACGTTCCGAGGCCGTTCCGGCCACCCCCGACGTCCACAGCGGCCACAAACTCGCCGGGCGCTACCGCCTGGAGGAGTGCGTCACCCGGCTGGACGGCTTCAGCAGCTGGCGGGCCGTCGACGAGAAACTGCGCCGCGCGGTCGGCGTCCACCTGCTGCCCGCCAACCACCCCCGGGCCCGCTCCGTACTGGCGGCGGCCCGCTCGTCCGCCCTGCTCGGCGATCCCCGCTTCGTCCAGGTGCTCGACGCCGTCGAGGAGGACGACCTCGTCTACGTCGTCCACGAATGGCTCCCCGACGCCACCGAGCTGACCGCGCTGCTGGCCGCCGGACCGATGGAGGCCCACGACGCCTACCAGCTCGTCAGCCAGCTATCCCACGCGATGGCCGCCGCCCACCGCGAAGGCCTCACCCATCTGCGCCTCACCCCCGGCGCCGTACTGCGCAGTTCGACCGGCCAGTACCGGATCCGCGGCCTCGCCGTGAACGCCGCCCTGCGCGGTGTCGTCTCCGACCGCCCCCTGGCCCAGGACACCGAGGCGATCGGCGCGCTCCTGTACGCGGCGCTGACCAAGCGCTGGCCGTACGAGAACGACGCGTACGGCCTCTCCGGGCTGCCCAAGGGCATGGGCCTCATCGCCCCGGACCAGGTCCGCGCCGGCGTCCACCGCGGCCTCTCCGAACTCGCCATGCGCGCGCTCGCCAACGACGGGGCCACCGCCTCCCGGCAGGAGCCGCCCTGCACGACGCCCGAGGAGCTGGCCAAGGCCGTCGCGGCCATGCCGCGCGTCCGGCCGCCGGAGCCCACGTTCGCCGCCCAGCCCGTGTACCAGCAGCCCGCCTACCAGCGGACGACCTATCAGCAAGGCACCTACGGGCGGCCGTCCACCGTCCCGTCGTCCGTGACCCAGCCGGTGCTGACAGCCCCTCCGGCCCCGCTGCAGAGCTGGACCGGACGGGTTCTCAAGTGGGGCGTCTCGGCGCTCCTCATCGCAGCTCTCGGCCTCGGCAGCTGGCAGCTCGCGGAGATCCTGCTCGACCAGCGCAACGGCTCCGACGACCCCGGCCTCACCCAGCCCACCGACGACGAGAAGCCGCCGCCCGCCCCGCCCAAGCCGCTGACCATCGCCGATGCCACCGAGTTCATGCCCGACGGCTCGGGGATCCAGCCGAAGGGCGTACCGAACGCCATCGACGACGACTCCAACACGGCGTGGATCACCAACCGCTACCTGGGCTTCGCCAACTTCGGCAACCTGCCCCAGCGCAGGCAGGGCAGCGGAATCATCGTCGACCTGGGCAAGGTCCAGGACGTGCGCTCCGTCGACATCGACATGTACCGCTCCGGTCAGACGACCGCGGTGTTCGCAGCGGATCCGGACGCCACGTCACCGTCCTCGTCGGCGGACTTCCCCCAGCGGATCGCCGAGAAGCAGGTCGCCGGAAAGACGCTCAAGCAGGAGTTGGAGAAGCCCGTACGGACGCGCTACGTCCTGATCCACATCACGGAGCTGCCCGCGGACGGCACCGGCGGCTACCGCGGCGGGATCACCGACATCTCCGTCCTCGGCTGA
- the sigM gene encoding RNA polymerase sigma factor SigM — protein MDSVPPEAPSDSDLLARHVAGDPDAFGELVRRHRDRLWAVALRTLGDREEAADAVQDALVSAFRAAHTFRGQSAVTTWLHRITVNACLDRVRKAASRKTSPVDDADRLDQLLEPHESAEAPAERQDLHRQLFAALATLPAEQRAALVLVDMQGYPVAEAASILDVPTGTVKSRCARGRARLAPLVRHLRGGNGSEDPDGKAPDTGRNRTPGPSVPPASGPQDTEANDPAAAKGGGGRP, from the coding sequence GTGGATTCCGTTCCACCCGAGGCACCGAGCGACTCGGACCTTCTCGCCCGCCATGTGGCGGGCGACCCCGACGCCTTCGGTGAACTCGTACGCCGCCACCGCGACCGGCTGTGGGCCGTGGCGCTGCGCACTCTCGGGGACCGGGAGGAGGCGGCCGATGCCGTCCAGGACGCCCTGGTCTCCGCCTTCCGGGCCGCCCACACCTTCCGCGGCCAGTCCGCCGTCACCACCTGGCTGCACCGCATCACCGTCAACGCCTGCCTCGACCGGGTCCGCAAGGCCGCCTCCCGCAAGACGTCACCGGTGGACGACGCGGACCGGCTCGACCAGCTCCTGGAGCCGCACGAGTCGGCCGAGGCCCCCGCCGAACGGCAGGATCTGCACCGCCAGCTCTTCGCCGCCCTGGCCACCCTCCCCGCCGAACAGCGCGCGGCCCTCGTCCTGGTCGACATGCAGGGCTACCCCGTGGCCGAGGCCGCCAGCATCCTGGACGTGCCGACCGGGACCGTGAAGAGCCGGTGCGCCCGGGGGCGGGCGAGACTGGCCCCCCTGGTCCGGCACCTGCGCGGCGGGAACGGGAGCGAGGACCCCGATGGGAAGGCCCCGGACACCGGAAGGAACCGGACGCCCGGCCCATCCGTCCCACCGGCGTCAGGACCCCAGGACACGGAAGCGAACGACCCGGCCGCTGCGAAGGGAGGAGGTGGACGCCCGTGA